One Glycine max cultivar Williams 82 chromosome 3, Glycine_max_v4.0, whole genome shotgun sequence DNA window includes the following coding sequences:
- the LOC100785068 gene encoding G patch domain-containing protein 8 isoform X2 gives MEYRRTSGRQETGGRDRRQSKREQAYQDSLIEDLSQDFRLPINHRPTENVDLDNVEQASLDTQITSSNIGFKLLQKMGWKGKGLGKDEQGIIEPIKSGIRDPRLGIGKQEEDDFFTAEENIQRKKLDVELEETEEHVKKREVLAEREQKIQTEVQEIRKVFYCDLCNKQYKLAMEFEAHLSSYDHNHRKRFKQMKEMHGSSSRDDRQKREQQRQEREMAKFAQIADAQKQQRLQLQQESGSATVPSESKTATALTDQEQRNTLKFGFSSKGSGSKITFGAKKQNVAKKQNVPISSIFSNDSDED, from the exons ATGGAATATCGACGGACCAGTGGTAGGCAGGAAACCGGTGGCCGTGACAGAAGACAATCTAAAAGGGAACAG GCATATCAGGACTCTCTTATTGAGGATTTGTCACAGGATTTTCGTTTGCCAATCAACCACAGGCCAACAGAAAATGTTGATCTGGACAACGTAGAGCAAGCATCTTTGGACACACAGATAACATCATCTAATATTGGCTTTAAGCTCCTCCAAAAGATGGGATGGAAAGGAAAGGGTCTTGGGAAGGATGAACAAG GAATCATTGAGCCAATAAAATCTGGAATTAGAGATCCAAGGCTGGGGATTGGTAAGCAAGAAGAAGATGATTTCTTTACTGCAGAAGAAAATATCCAGCGAAAAAAACTTGATGTTGAGTTGGAGGAGACAGAGGAACATGTGAAGAAACGGGAG GTGTTAGCTGAACGTGAGCAAAAAATTCAAACTGAAGTGCAAGAAATCCGAAAGGTGTTCTATTGTGATCTCTGCAACAAGCAATACAAATTGGCAATGGAATTTGAAGCACACTTGAGCTCTTATGATCACAATCACAGAAAG CGTTTCAAACAAATGAAGGAAATGCATGGTAGTAGTAGTCGGGACGATAGGCAAAAGCGAGAACAGCAGCGTCAAGAAAGAGAAATGGCAAAGTTTGCTCAAAT TGCTGATGCTCAAAAGCAGCAACGGCTTCAACTGCAACAAGAGTCTGGATCAGCAACAGTTCCATCGGAATCTAAAACTGCTACTGCACTTACGGATCAGGAGCAGCGAAATACTTTGAAGTTTGGGTTTTCTTCTAAAGGCAGTGGTTCCAAG ATTACATTTGGTGCCAAGAAGCAAAATGTTGCAAAGAAGCAAAATGTTCCGATCTCCTCTATATTTAGTAACGATAGCGATGAAGACTAA
- the LOC100785602 gene encoding aspartic proteinase, with protein MGQKHLVTVLCLWALTCSLLPSFSFGILRIGLKKRPLDIDSINAARKAREGLRSGRSMMGAHDQYIGKSKGEDLVPLKNYMDAQYFGEIGIGTPPQPFTVVFDTGSSNLWVPSSKCYFTLACYTHNWYTAKKSKTHAKNGTSCKISYGTGSISGFFSQDNVKVGSAVVKHQDFIEATHEGSLTFLSAKFDGILGLGFQEISVENSVPVWYKMVEQKLISEKVFSFWLNGDPNAKKGGELVFGGVDPKHFKGNHTYVPITEKGYWQIEIGDFFIGGVSTGVCEGGCAAIVDSGTSLLAGPTPVVAEINHAIGAEGVLSVECKEVVSQYGELIWDLLVSGVKPDDICSQVGLCSSKRHESKSAGIEMVTEKEQGELTARDNPLCSSCQMLVLWIQNQLKQKATKDRVFNYVNQLCESLPSPSGESVISCNSLSKMPNITFTIGNKPFVLTPEQYILKTGEGITEVCLSGFIAFDVPPPKGPLWILGDVFMRAYHTVFDYGNLQVGFAEAV; from the exons ATGGGGCAAAAGCATTTAGTGACAGTCTTATGTTTATGGGCTTTAACATGTTCCCTTcttccatctttctcctttggaATTCTGAGAATCGGTTTGAAGAAGAGACCTCTAGATATTGATAGTATTAATGCTGCTAGAAAGGCAAGAGAAGGTCTAAGATCTGGAAGATCAATGATGGGTGCACATGATCAGTATATTGGTAAGTCAAAAGGTGAAGATCTAGTACCTTTGAAGAATTATATGGACGCTCAATATTTTGGTGAGATTGGAATTGGCACACCCCCACAGCCCTTCACTGTTGTGTTTGATACTGGTAGTTCCAACCTTTGGGTTCCATCATCAAAGTGCTACTTTACT CTCGCCTGCTATACCCATAATTGGTACACGGCaaagaaatcaaagacacaTGCCAAAAATG GAACATCATGTAAAATAAGCTATGGAACTGGTTCAATATCTGGTTTCTTCAGTCAGGATAATGTTAAAGTTGGCAGTGCTGTTGTTAAGCATCAG GATTTCATTGAGGCTACCCACGAAGGAAGTCTTACCTTTCTGTCAGCAAAGTTTGATGGAATACTGGGACTTGGATTTCAGGAGATCTCAGTTGAAAATTCTGTACCAGTATG GTACAAAATGGTTGAGCAAAAACTTATCAGTGAGAAGGTGTTCTCTTTTTGGCTTAATGGGGATCCAAATGCGAAAAAAGGTGGCGAATTAGTTTTTGGTGGTGTTGACCCAAAGCACTTCAAAGGAAACCACACTTATGTTCCAATTACTGAAAAAGGTTACTGGCAG attGAAATAGGAGATTTTTTCATTGGAGGTGTTTCAACTG GTGTTTGTGAGGGTGGCTGTGCTGCTATTGTGGATTCAGGAACATCTTTGCTTGCTGGTCCAACT CCTGTTGTGGCTGAAATCAACCATGCTATTGGAGCTGAAGGAGTTCTCAGTGTAGAATGTAAGGAAGTTGTTTCTCAATATGGAGAGTTGATATGGGATCTCTTGGTATCAGGG GTGAAGCCTGATGACATATGTTCACAAGTTGGTTTATGTTCTTCCAAAAGGCATGAATCTAAGAG TGCTGGAATTGAAATGGTGACTGAAAAGGAGCAGGGAGAGTTGACGGCAAGAGATAATCCTTTGTGTTCTTCTTGTCAGATGCTTGTTCTTTGGATCCAGAATCAACTAAAACAAAAGGCAACGAAGGACAGAGTATTCAACTATGTGAATCAA CTGTGTGAGAGCCTACCAAGTCCATCTGGAGAGTCAGTGATAAGCTGTAATAGTCTTTCCAAGATGCCAAACATTACATTCACAATTGGAAATAAACCTTTTGTCCTCACACCAGAGCAG TATATTCTAAAAACTGGAGAAGGCATTACAGAAGTCTGCCTTAGTGGGTTTATTGCTTTTGATGTTCCTCCTCCAAAGGGTCCATTGTG GATTCTTGGCGATGTTTTCATGAGGGCATATCACACCGTCTTTGACTACGGAAATCTACAAGTTGGTTTTGCCGAAGCTGTCTAA
- the LOC100785068 gene encoding G patch domain-containing protein 8 isoform X1, which yields MEYRRTSGRQETGGRDRRQSKREQAYQDSLIEDLSQDFRLPINHRPTENVDLDNVEQASLDTQITSSNIGFKLLQKMGWKGKGLGKDEQGIIEPIKSGIRDPRLGIGKQEEDDFFTAEENIQRKKLDVELEETEEHVKKREVLRISCSFYYLVASSACFVHIMKIQVLAEREQKIQTEVQEIRKVFYCDLCNKQYKLAMEFEAHLSSYDHNHRKRFKQMKEMHGSSSRDDRQKREQQRQEREMAKFAQIADAQKQQRLQLQQESGSATVPSESKTATALTDQEQRNTLKFGFSSKGSGSKITFGAKKQNVAKKQNVPISSIFSNDSDED from the exons ATGGAATATCGACGGACCAGTGGTAGGCAGGAAACCGGTGGCCGTGACAGAAGACAATCTAAAAGGGAACAG GCATATCAGGACTCTCTTATTGAGGATTTGTCACAGGATTTTCGTTTGCCAATCAACCACAGGCCAACAGAAAATGTTGATCTGGACAACGTAGAGCAAGCATCTTTGGACACACAGATAACATCATCTAATATTGGCTTTAAGCTCCTCCAAAAGATGGGATGGAAAGGAAAGGGTCTTGGGAAGGATGAACAAG GAATCATTGAGCCAATAAAATCTGGAATTAGAGATCCAAGGCTGGGGATTGGTAAGCAAGAAGAAGATGATTTCTTTACTGCAGAAGAAAATATCCAGCGAAAAAAACTTGATGTTGAGTTGGAGGAGACAGAGGAACATGTGAAGAAACGGGAG GTCTTGAGAATTTCCTGCAGTTTTTATTACCTGGTGGCTTCTTCTGCCTGCTTCGTGCACATTATGAAAATTCAGGTGTTAGCTGAACGTGAGCAAAAAATTCAAACTGAAGTGCAAGAAATCCGAAAGGTGTTCTATTGTGATCTCTGCAACAAGCAATACAAATTGGCAATGGAATTTGAAGCACACTTGAGCTCTTATGATCACAATCACAGAAAG CGTTTCAAACAAATGAAGGAAATGCATGGTAGTAGTAGTCGGGACGATAGGCAAAAGCGAGAACAGCAGCGTCAAGAAAGAGAAATGGCAAAGTTTGCTCAAAT TGCTGATGCTCAAAAGCAGCAACGGCTTCAACTGCAACAAGAGTCTGGATCAGCAACAGTTCCATCGGAATCTAAAACTGCTACTGCACTTACGGATCAGGAGCAGCGAAATACTTTGAAGTTTGGGTTTTCTTCTAAAGGCAGTGGTTCCAAG ATTACATTTGGTGCCAAGAAGCAAAATGTTGCAAAGAAGCAAAATGTTCCGATCTCCTCTATATTTAGTAACGATAGCGATGAAGACTAA